The sequence GAGCGTTATCCGCATGCCTTTTCGGGTGGCCAGCGGCAACGTATCTGTATCGCGCGGGCCCTGGCACTCGACCCGAAGATCATCATCGCTGACGAGGCGACTGCAGCGCTTGACGTGTCGATCCGCAGCCAGATTCTCGATCTCCTGCTCGACATTCGCCAGCGGCTCAATCTCAGTTTCATCTTCATCTCCCACGATATTTCAGTGGTGCGATATTTCTGCGATCGCGTTGCCGTCATGCATCGCGGCAAGATCGTCGAACTTGGCGAGGCCGAGCAGATCTGCACCGCCCCGCGCGAGGCCTACACCAAGAGCCTGATTTCAGCCGTTCCCAATCCCGATCCGCGCGACAAGCGCCTGCTGCTCCGGCATCGCTTCGTCGCACCCGTCAACGAATAGCAAGGAAGATATGATGCCAAGATTTTCAGCCAACCTGTCCTTTCTCTATCAGGACCTGCCATTCCTGGAGCGCTTTGCCGCCGCTGCCAGGGACGGCTTCAGCGCCGTCGAATATCTGGGCCCTTATTCCGACCCGAAGGAAAGGGTATCGGCCGCACTTTCCGAAAGCGGATTACAGCAGGCCTTGTTCAATGTGCCGTCCGGCGACTGGGCTGGAGGCGAGCGCGGGATCGCCTGCCTTCCGGACCGGATAGACGAGTTTCGTGAAGGTGTCGGCCTCGCTCTCGACTACGCCGCCGCGCTGCAATGCCCTCAGGTCAATGTCATTGCTGGCCTCGTGCCTGCGGGCGTCGATACGGGGACGCTGGAAGCCGTTTTGGTGGACAATCTGAAGTATGCCGCGGCGCGTTGCGCCGAAGCCGGCGTCAGGCTGCTGATCGAACCGATCAACCTGCGCGATATGCCCGGCTTCTTCCTGTCCACCACGGATCACGCCGAGCGCATCCTCGGCAAGGTCGGCTCAGACAATCTCTTTATCCAGTATGATTTCTACCACATGCAAATCATGCAGGGCGACCTGATACCAACCTTCCTGCGGCTTCGGGAGAAGATCGCCCATGTCCAGATCGCCGACAATCCCGGCAGAAACGAACCGGGCACCGGCGAGATCGCTTACGGCTTCATTTTCTCTGAACTCGATCGCCTTGGTTACGACGGCTGGGTGGGTTGCGAATACAGGCCAAGGGCCGGCACCAGCGAAGGCCTTGGCTGGATGAAATCATTGCAGAAGTGAGGTGAAGCATCATGAATATCGGATTTATCGGGCTTGGCGTCATGGGACGCCCGATGGCGGAAAACCTCATCGATGCCGGACACGCGCTCGTTCTCAACCGCATCAAACCGCTCTCACAACATCTCCTGGACAAGGGTGGCAAGGCCGCGGACACCCCGCGGGCGGTGGCGCAGTCCGCCGACATCGTCATCCTCATGCTGCCCGACACGCCGGATGTCGAAGCGGTGCTGTTCGGCAAGGATGGCGTTGCCGAAGGCCTGTCGAAAGGCAAGCTGGTTATCGACATGAGCTCGATCTCACCGGTTGCCACCAAGGATTTCGCTGCCCGTATCGAGGCGCTCAGATGCGACTATCTCGATGCGCCCGTTTCAGGCGGTGAAGTCGGCGCCAGATCGGCCTCGCTGACGATCATGATCGGCGGCAGACAGGCCGCCTTCGATCGTGCCAGGCCCCTGTTCGAGGCGATGGGCAAGAACATTACGCTCGTCGGCGGCGTGGGCGACGGGCAGACCGCCAAGGTCGCCAATCAGATCATTGTCGGATTGACCATAGAGGCCGTCTCCGAAGCCCTGCTCTTTGCCAAACGCGCCGGAGCAGACCCGGCCAAAGTGCGGTCAGCACTGATGGGCGGTTTCGCCGCGTCGCGGGTTCTTGAGGTGCATGGCGAGCGCATGGTCAGGGAAACCTTCGATCCGGGCTTCCGCATGAGGCTGCATCGAAAGGACATGACGCTTGCCGTTGACGCCGCAAGGGCGCTTGATCTGGCACTGCCGAATACGGCGATGGTACAGCAGTTGATGAACGCCGCGATTGCCGGCGGCGATGGGGACCAGGACCATTCCGCCCTGATCCGCACGCTTGAACGGATTGCAGGGGGCGGACGAATGTAAGTCCGCCAAACCCACCATCATCCCGACAGTTAATTTTCCAACCGGAACACGATCCGGACCGGCGAAGCCGTGTCCAAAAACCGAAGGACAACACCATGCCCAGAAACGATATTCAGTTCCCAACCGGAGCCGTTTACTTCAGAAAATCCAATCCACCGCAGGAGCACTGGGAGCGGGACTATGGCGTCGCCCGCGAAGACGGCATGAATATCTTCCGCCACTGGTTCATGTGGAGCGCGATCGAGGTGGCACCCGGCGTCTATGACTGGGAGGAATATGACCGCCAGCTCGACCTTGCCGCCCAAAACGGCATAAAGACGATTATCGCCGAGATGGTGCAATCAATGCCCGACTGGGCGCTGCGCAAATATCCGCAGGCCGTGCAATTAACCGCGGAAGGTCGCAAGATGACACTCAACATGGGTGTGTCCACGGCCACGGGCGGTTTCGGCAAGAATGGCGGCGGCACGCTGACGCTGAATTGCCCTGAGGTGCGCGAGGCCGCCGGTAACTTCCTGACGGCACTCGCCGAACGCTACAGGGATCATCCAGCCATTTACGGCTACGATATCTGGAACGAATGCAATTATGCCGAGGACGTGGATTACAGCGACTATTCCAAGGCCGCTTTCCGCAACTGGCTGAAAGACAAGTATGGAAGTCTGAAGGCTTTGGCCAAGGCATGGTACCGCTACAGCTACGCCGAATGGGACGATATCCAGCCGCCAGTGCAGATGGCCGCCTACCCGGAATGCCTCGACTGGTTGCGCTTCAAGCGTGATAATTTTTACGAACAGATGCAGTGGCGCATCGACACGATCCGCGCCGTGGACAAGACCAATCTCATTGCCGCGCACGGCATTTCCGGCTCGATTCCCTATATGGCCAAGCATGGCTGCGATGACTGGCTGGCAGCATCAAAGGTCGAGCTTTACGGCTTCACCTGGATTCAGGCACGCAAAGGGACCGAACCCTGGAAGACCTGGTACGGAGTGGATATCAATCGCGGCGCTGCGCGCGGCAAGCCCTTCTGGCACGCCGAACGCCAGGGCGGACCATTATGGTTGCAGCCACAGGTAATCGGCCGCGACAAGGAGGATGGCCGCGTCGCAGAGCCGGAGGATATCCGCATCTGGAGCATGACATCGTTTGCCGGCGGCGCACGCGGTATTCTCAATCTGCGCTGGAGACCGCTGCTCGATGGCCCGCTTTTCGGCGCCTTCGGTGCCTATGACATGGACGGCTCGCGCACGCCCCGTTCCGAGATGCAGAGCCTGATGGCCAAATGGGCGAACGATCCGGCACAGGCCGATCTATGGGCCGCCAGGCCGATACGCGGAGAGATCGGCATCCTGCTCATCCCCGAAACACAGGACTGGGACTATCTTCTTAATTTCGATCGCGACGAGAAACCTTATCGCGACGCGATGTGGGGAGCCTTCCGTGGCTTCCTCGACAACAGTGTCCAGCCGGACTGGGTGCATATTGATGACATAGATGCCTATGACATCCTGTACTTCCCTTATCCAATCATGTTCACCGCGGAGCAGGCGGCACGCATCAAGGCCTGGGTGGAAAAAGGCGGCACACTCATTGCCGAGGCCTGCCCCGGTTATTTTGGCGATCGCGGCCATGTTGGACAGGTGCAGCCGAATATGGGGCTGGATACGCTTTTCGGCGTTCGTCAGGCCGACGTCGAATTCATGCCCGATATCGGCGACCGCATCAAGTTCAGGTTCGGCGACATGGCGGTGGATGGTGGCGGCTATCTGCAATCCTACGCCCTGAATGGCGGCAACGGCCGCGGCGACTTTTCGGACGGACGTCTGGCCGTGGTGGAAAACAGCTTCGGCAGGGGCCGCACCCTCCTGATAGGCACCAACCCCTCCGTTGCCTATCATCAGACCGATGGCAAGGCGAATGGCAGGTTCTTTGCCGAACTCCTGAAATGGAGCGGGGCCACGCCGCATGTAACCCTCTCGAACAGGGCGGTGTTCGCCCGCGTACACAAGGGTGAAAGCGGCTGCTTCCTGTGGCTAGTCAACCCTTCACGCACACCACAGACCATCGAGGTGTCGATTGCCGAGGGACTTGGCGGACTTGCGGCAGGACCGGCGATCTGGCCCATCGGCCATGTTCAAGACAGCGGCACGAGCGTCGTCGTTCCGGCCCGCGATGTGCTGATCCTCAAGCTTGCATAATCACCGGACGACATCTGCCAGCGAACCCGCGCGATCATCCCATGGCCGCGCGGCCAAACGGCGAAACGTTCTTCTTCGAATGCTGGCGGCTTTTTTACTGCGCTGTCCGGATCACCTTCATGACCAATGTCCTGAATGTTTCAACCACCATGGCGCCGGGGCGCGATCTGACGATTGCCTGCACATCGACGCGATGGGAACCGTTTGGCAGGGAAACCCACCATCCGACCGCGCTCCAAAACCGACCAGACGTCCGGATGAAAGATGAGGAAAACGGCTTGTATCGTGCAAAGGACATTCGAGATCGCTATTCGCGACGGATTGTGAGGCTCATCATGTTCCCGGCAGAAACGACGTTGAGGAATTCAATCATTCCGTATTTCTGATCGCGATAATTGCCAAATAGAAGCTCGACGCGGCCATCGCTACCGCGTGTGAAGATTTCCGCTTCATCGTCGGACACCTCACAATCGAGATCATCGAGGGACGTAAAAACACCGCTGCCAAACAGACGCAGGAAACAATCCTCTATGTCGTCAAGATCACCTGCCCGAAAGGCGCCGTTGGCACGCGACGTAATGACCAGTCTGTCTCCCTCATAATTCTCTGCGATATCACCCTGAAGCGGAGTGTAGGCTGGCAGCCCCATACCCTCGGAGGTATAATTCAGGACATCCGTCGTGGCGACCCCATCCCATCCGGTGCCCATTACATCAACGATGGCAAGATTGGCTATATTCTCCCTTAAACTCACTGGCGGAGAAAAAACATCGGCGTCGTCCCCCAGGATCGCTCTCATCGCCTCATATCCTTCACGACTCGTATGATGCAGCCGGACGGCGATCCGAACGGCTGCGACAAGTGCGTTGTAATGAATGCCATCGGCGGACACGGTGACTGACATATCGCCCCGGTCGCTCCAGCTGATGCCGATGTTGGTCGTCGCACGCGCAGAAAACCGTTCACCACAGAAAAAACCGAGGCGCAAAGCATCCTTCAGCTCAGCGAAAGCGGCCTCCAGCACCTGACGGCGATCCGCATCGGGGGCTGCACCGTCATTATAGACAATCTCAAGACGGAAAGAACTCAGGTAGAGCGGAAGAGCTTTGGACGGTTGTTTCAATATCTCTTTCACATGGTCGGGCATGCTACACTCCGCAACGGAAATATCTTTTCGGGAAAGGTCGCATCGGGCCCAACCGCATTAGACGATTCTCCGATTTCCCATCACGTGTACCGAGCAATCCTCCGGTCACATTTGCCGCTTCCCACCAGACCTGCGAACGCTGCCTGCTTCCCGTCCAGCAATCTGAACCGGTAAGGATCAGCGGGCAATCTCTTTCAAATCGAAATTCCGCACTACGTCATTCCTGTCCTGCGCCAGCGAGTTCTGAGCCAGCAAATAAGCAGATACGCCAGTCACCCATCCTTTGAAGATGATGTGCTGGGCATCCTTATCGAAGGAGCCAATATTTCTCCGGACATCGTAGGTGTTCAACCCGAGAATGGAAATTGATGATAATGCCGCGTTTTTTTGGACATAAATCTCGGTAACAAAACGGCCGCCCTGCGTCGTATCCCAGCCGCGCGCATAGGAATATGCCAAATTCTCGCCTGACGAACTCCTGACCGTTTCCATTTCGGCCTCACCGGCGAAAGACGCCTTTGGGCTCTCGCTGATCTGCTTGGTGAAAGCAGATATCATACCAGCGGCCACTTCCCGTCCCTTGGCGAGATCGACCGGGCGGATATGGACAACGAGATTGGGATATTCCTCACCTTCCAAGGACAGATTGTAGTCGGACGTCCCTCGCGGCTTATCGCCCGTGTCCGCCTCCTTTACTTTCCAGCCCTGCGGATAGAGGAAGACTTCGCCTCCTTTTGCTGTTTCTTCGTTCAAGCTTTTAAGCGCGTCGCTCTCATTCTCCATCTCCAGCCCGCCGAAGAAACGTGCAAGAGCATTCTCGTATTTGGGGTAATCATCGTAATCGAACGCCGCATGGATAATGAGAACGTCACGCCCGTGACTGATAGCGGCGATGCGCGCCATCCGGCCGTAACCCCTCCCGTCCTGGAACACGCCACCAGCAAGAAAACCAAAAACGCTATTTGATTTCTGACGATCCGTGATGATCCGATTGTAGTTGTTGAGAGCAAGGAACCCGTGTCCCGCTGTCGGCGCCTCCGCAAATGACGGGAAGCGGATATGATGAACCTCAATCATCAGCTTGTCGCGGTTTTCAGGCTCGTAAATGCGAGCGATTACGCCTTCCTTTCCATCAGGGTTGGCCTCTGTCCAGATATTCATGCCGTTCTGCAGGATGGTCGAGAAGCTGAAACCCGTATTTCCAAGCTTGACCCTCTTTCGGGAAAAATTGCCCGAGACCTCGTTAATGGTCGCAAAAATTCGCTCCGCCGAATAGTTCCGGGCGATGGCCGCATCAGAAAAAACCAGGGCAGAGAGTAGCAATGTGCCAACGGCCGCCATCAATCTGCTTCGATATATTCTCCCCATAATCATCGCCCTGAAATTCCTTATGTGCATTATATCTGTCCATTTTCCGGAAGTATCGCGCACCGTTTCAATGGGTGATTTCAGTTCCGCCCGCTTTTCCGAAGATCCTTTTCGTTCCATTGATTGCACTCTCACACAACTCGGCCGGCAGCTATTTTTAGAGCGGAAACTGCGGCACCGTACCCGGGAACGCCGAAAAAGAGAACCGCACCTCACCATCGCAATCACTGAAATATCCAATGAATACAGGTTAGTATGTGGATTTTTCCTCTGCAATCCAGGCGCCGCAGCATTGCATATCTTGCTGGGCTGGTACTGAACCAGGCTATCGGGGCGCCACTTGAGGCCCTTCTCTTTATGACAGTTTTGTGACATAACGCCCCTCGAAGTGCGCGGTTCTACGTCCCAACAGGAACAACCGACATGTTGCACCAAAGGCGCCGTGCCGAGGATCAATTGTTGATCACCAGTAGAGTAGTTCCCCAGGCGGCTGCCATTTGCTTGGCCATCCGCGAGGGCAATGACCCTCAGGTGATGCTTGTGCGTAGCAGGCGGACAGGTCTGTGGGGGCTTCCGAAGGGCGAGATAGAGCCGGGAGAACCAAGCCGGAAGGCTGCGGAACGTGAGGCTTTTGAAGAGGCCGGAGTCATCGGTGTCGCGGAATCGTCACCCGTCGGACACTTCGATTATACAAAACACGGTAACATCGATCAGTACCGACTGGCGGTTCACGTTCTTGTGCAAGATCGGGTCGTTGACCAATACCCTGAGCAAGGGGTACGGGAACGGAAACTATTTCCAATCACGGATGCGATTGAGGTTTTGAAGCTTTCGGAAACCAGCCATATGTGCGCCGAAGTGCTGGAATGCCTTCGGGTCGTGATCCCTTTTGATGCCTAGCATCGGGTGGCGCGAAGTATCACGGTACCTTACTCAGTCAGGTATCTCCCCGAACGCCGTTTGAGATGGGCTTCTGATATCGCGCATCGATGACGCCAATTCCGGTTGCCGCCGCGCCAAGCGGTGAATGCGACCCTGTGCCGCTAAGCAAACGAAGTGCCAACGACCGCAAAGAAGGCGCAAACATGCCACCGTGCCCTATCCACTAGATGGTCTTTATTGAGGCTCGGCTGGTTGACTCCTTGCAGCCGGATGACGGGCACTGAGCGGCCCAAACATCACCGCGGACAGAATATTCCCTTGAGAGTTCGGCGACATTGAGCGCAAAATTCCCGGTGAAATAGGAACCGCCGGCGGCACATTTCCAGCCTGGACAGCTAGTTTTCCGCGAGTGCGACACAAAGCGTTAACGCGTAAATTGCAAAGGTGCGCACTAGACGGCCGGGCTCCGGCGTGAACAATATGCACCTTCTTGAGGCAACACATGAAAGCCAATCTATCCGTTCTGAAATACTGGCGCGCCTCAGTGGCCGACAGTGCATCGCGGGCTTCATCGTGGGGCAGGCAAAAACGACGGGTTGCCAGCTGAGGTTGCTCCTATTCTGACTGACGCGTTGGTTGATCGTGAAGGCCGCCTCATACCCGGCCATACCCGGATCGCCCGCGATGTCCTTGATCCTCTTCTTGGTGGTGGATTTTCCATCCGAAACATGCGCGACTTCGTTCGCTTTCTTATCATAAAGCCATTTGAGGCCGATCCTGCAGACCCCGCCATGTGGTCCGCATATCAGGCCTATTGGAAAAAGATGATGGAAGAGGTTGGAGCAGGCTGGCCCCACGGTGATAAAGAATACACCACTATCGGCTCCGGTCTGATCTGCCTGGCAACCAATAGCGGAGCGGCATTACTCACGAAATGACTGCTGGCGGCGGCCTGGTGGATGCCGAAGATTTCTCAAAGCTCTTCACACTCCTTCTGTGGTCTTGATGAGATTCGAACTCGAATCCATCAAAAGAAAACGCTTTCAAAACAACACGATGCTGCTGGTGGCACCAAGTCTATGGCTGGGTAATGTCTGATAGACCCCGCAAATGGAACGGTCCGCTCTGACACATCAGCGTGGAACTTCTCACTCTTGACATCCTCTCGCAAACCTTGTTTATACGCATAAGCAGCTAATACGAATTAGCAGACGCAGGAAATGGGGTTTCGATGGTTAGGCGCTTGACGCAACGTGACATTGCGATCTTCGCGGGGG comes from Rhizobium rhizogenes and encodes:
- a CDS encoding 2-hydroxy-3-oxopropionate reductase, yielding MNIGFIGLGVMGRPMAENLIDAGHALVLNRIKPLSQHLLDKGGKAADTPRAVAQSADIVILMLPDTPDVEAVLFGKDGVAEGLSKGKLVIDMSSISPVATKDFAARIEALRCDYLDAPVSGGEVGARSASLTIMIGGRQAAFDRARPLFEAMGKNITLVGGVGDGQTAKVANQIIVGLTIEAVSEALLFAKRAGADPAKVRSALMGGFAASRVLEVHGERMVRETFDPGFRMRLHRKDMTLAVDAARALDLALPNTAMVQQLMNAAIAGGDGDQDHSALIRTLERIAGGGRM
- a CDS encoding NUDIX domain-containing protein; protein product: MITSRVVPQAAAICLAIREGNDPQVMLVRSRRTGLWGLPKGEIEPGEPSRKAAEREAFEEAGVIGVAESSPVGHFDYTKHGNIDQYRLAVHVLVQDRVVDQYPEQGVRERKLFPITDAIEVLKLSETSHMCAEVLECLRVVIPFDA
- the otnI gene encoding 2-oxo-tetronate isomerase yields the protein MPRFSANLSFLYQDLPFLERFAAAARDGFSAVEYLGPYSDPKERVSAALSESGLQQALFNVPSGDWAGGERGIACLPDRIDEFREGVGLALDYAAALQCPQVNVIAGLVPAGVDTGTLEAVLVDNLKYAAARCAEAGVRLLIEPINLRDMPGFFLSTTDHAERILGKVGSDNLFIQYDFYHMQIMQGDLIPTFLRLREKIAHVQIADNPGRNEPGTGEIAYGFIFSELDRLGYDGWVGCEYRPRAGTSEGLGWMKSLQK
- a CDS encoding beta-galactosidase; the protein is MPRNDIQFPTGAVYFRKSNPPQEHWERDYGVAREDGMNIFRHWFMWSAIEVAPGVYDWEEYDRQLDLAAQNGIKTIIAEMVQSMPDWALRKYPQAVQLTAEGRKMTLNMGVSTATGGFGKNGGGTLTLNCPEVREAAGNFLTALAERYRDHPAIYGYDIWNECNYAEDVDYSDYSKAAFRNWLKDKYGSLKALAKAWYRYSYAEWDDIQPPVQMAAYPECLDWLRFKRDNFYEQMQWRIDTIRAVDKTNLIAAHGISGSIPYMAKHGCDDWLAASKVELYGFTWIQARKGTEPWKTWYGVDINRGAARGKPFWHAERQGGPLWLQPQVIGRDKEDGRVAEPEDIRIWSMTSFAGGARGILNLRWRPLLDGPLFGAFGAYDMDGSRTPRSEMQSLMAKWANDPAQADLWAARPIRGEIGILLIPETQDWDYLLNFDRDEKPYRDAMWGAFRGFLDNSVQPDWVHIDDIDAYDILYFPYPIMFTAEQAARIKAWVEKGGTLIAEACPGYFGDRGHVGQVQPNMGLDTLFGVRQADVEFMPDIGDRIKFRFGDMAVDGGGYLQSYALNGGNGRGDFSDGRLAVVENSFGRGRTLLIGTNPSVAYHQTDGKANGRFFAELLKWSGATPHVTLSNRAVFARVHKGESGCFLWLVNPSRTPQTIEVSIAEGLGGLAAGPAIWPIGHVQDSGTSVVVPARDVLILKLA